A DNA window from Nerophis ophidion isolate RoL-2023_Sa linkage group LG13, RoL_Noph_v1.0, whole genome shotgun sequence contains the following coding sequences:
- the LOC133564918 gene encoding trace amine-associated receptor 1-like encodes MEMDDQAELCFPQLINISCRKPTVKRFEDVLSSVLLAIISIVTVVLNLLVIVSISHFRQLHTPTNFLLLSLAVSDFLVGLLLIPGQIILQTPCWTLGDVLCFLYNYVSYFMTSASVINMVLISVDRYVAICDPLHYNTKVTVKKVQLCIGLCWFFVLLYCSILFWDQLAHPGKYQSCYGECAAVFDFTTGMFDLVVNFILPLNIIVILYMKVFMVALSQARAMRSNVTSVKPQHAVTVRAKKSELKAARTLGVLVLIFLMCFCPFYIVALAGVSSGSYLTFVVNLFYFNSFLNPVVYALFYSWFRRAIRHIITLQILQPGSWGDNIL; translated from the exons ATGGAGATGGACGACCAGGCAGAGTTGTGCTTTCCTCAACTCATCAACATCTCCTGCAGAAAACCCACAGTTAAAAGGTTTGAAGATGTTCTTTCAAGTGTTCTGCTGGCCATCATCTCCATCGTcactgtggttctcaacctgctGGTCATCGTCTCAATCTCCCATTTCAG GCAGCTCCACACTCCCACCAACTTCCTTCTCCTCTCTCTGGCTGTCTCCGACTTTCTGGTGGGCCTCCTATTGATACCTGGACAAATTATCCTCCAAACACCCTGTTGGACTCTTGGTGATGTCCTGTGCTTTTTGTATAACTATGTGTCCTATTTCATGACGTCTGCCTCAGTCATAAACATGGTGCTGATATCAGTGGATCGCTATGTTGCTATTTGTGATCCTCTGCATTACAACACCAAAGTCACTGTAAAAAAAGTTCAACTTTGCATAGGTCTCTGCTGGTTCTTTGTTCTCCTCTATTGCAGCATCCTATTCTGGGATCAATTGGCTCATCCTGGAAAGTATCAATCCTGCTATGGAGAGTGTGCTGCTGTTTTTGACTTCACTACAGGAATGTTTGATCTTGTCGTGAACTTCATCCTTCCTCTCAACATCATTGTCATTCTGTACATGAAAGTATTTATGGTTGCTCTGTCTCAGGCCCGAGCCATGCGTTCTAATGTTACATCAGTCAAACCACAGCATGCAGTCACTGTAAGAGCAAAGAAATCTGAGTTAAAGGCAGCGAGGACTCTTGGTGTCCTTGTCCTTATCTTCCTCATGTGTTTCTGTCCATTTTACATTGTAGCTCTTGCAGGTGTCTCTAGTGGTTCATATCTAACGTTTGTggttaatttgttttatttcaacTCCTTTTTAAACCCTGTGGTGTATGCCTTGTTTTATTCTTGGTTCAGAAGAGCCATAAGACACATCATCACCCTGCAGATACTGCAGCCTGGCTCGTGGGGGGACAACATTCTGTAA